In Chitinophagaceae bacterium, one genomic interval encodes:
- the lpxD gene encoding UDP-3-O-(3-hydroxymyristoyl)glucosamine N-acyltransferase: MIFTVKEIAQMLNGIVVGDQNREIFNPSGIENAEAGSISFLTEKYEHFLYTSQASAVIVKNGFIPKNEIPVTLLYVEDPRSAFSILLKEYEKKILRQKTGIENPIHKGSNVIIGNNAYIGAFSYIGDNVQIGDNVQLYPQTYIGNNVIIGNNTIIHPGVKIYYGCKIGSFCVIHAGAVIGADGFGYNTHKNGEYEKIPQIGIVIIENNVEIGANTTIDRATMEATIIKEGVKLDNLIQVGHNVEIGKHTAISAQTGISGSTKVGEYCIIGGQVGIANALKIPHKTQISAQSGIARSPKKESMILFGSPAMEKIPYIKSFTLFQKLPEIDKRIQNIEKKNNSLGDNSN, encoded by the coding sequence ATGATATTTACAGTAAAAGAAATAGCACAAATGCTCAATGGAATAGTTGTAGGGGACCAAAACAGAGAAATTTTTAACCCTTCGGGAATAGAAAATGCAGAAGCAGGTTCTATATCTTTTTTAACAGAAAAATACGAACATTTTTTATATACCTCTCAAGCAAGTGCCGTAATAGTAAAAAACGGATTTATCCCAAAAAACGAAATACCTGTAACGCTTCTCTATGTGGAAGATCCTCGCTCAGCTTTTTCTATTCTTTTGAAAGAATACGAAAAAAAAATACTTCGTCAAAAAACAGGTATAGAAAACCCTATTCACAAAGGAAGTAATGTCATTATAGGAAACAATGCTTACATCGGAGCTTTTTCTTACATCGGAGATAATGTGCAAATCGGAGATAACGTGCAATTATATCCACAGACATATATTGGAAATAATGTTATTATTGGAAATAACACTATTATACACCCCGGTGTAAAAATTTATTACGGATGCAAAATAGGAAGTTTTTGTGTTATCCATGCGGGGGCTGTTATTGGAGCAGATGGGTTTGGATACAATACTCATAAAAACGGAGAATATGAAAAAATACCACAAATAGGTATTGTTATTATAGAAAATAATGTAGAAATAGGTGCTAATACCACAATAGATAGAGCCACCATGGAAGCAACCATCATAAAAGAAGGCGTAAAACTCGATAATCTTATACAAGTAGGGCATAATGTAGAAATAGGAAAGCACACAGCAATATCTGCTCAAACAGGAATATCAGGATCTACTAAAGTAGGAGAATATTGCATTATTGGGGGACAAGTAGGTATTGCCAATGCTTTAAAAATACCTCATAAAACACAGATTTCCGCACAATCAGGAATAGCCCGCTCACCTAAAAAAGAAAGTATGATTCTCTTTGGAAGCCCTGCAATGGAGAAGATACCATATATAAAATCATTTACACTCTTTCAAAAACTCCCCGAAATAGACAAAAGAATCCAAAATATAGAAAAAAAAAATAATTCTTTAGGAGATAATTCTAATTAA
- a CDS encoding DUF4783 domain-containing protein, which yields MTTSLTYLLCSYILFSSLALTETQTLQNIKNAIKNASIEELQKYLHTSVKFSFHKEKEIIPKQTAIQEIKNIFKKHPPTDFEFIHKGQSQNGLIYSIGQYSYPEGKLIVYIVLKKYKLKWKIQNIDFKKNI from the coding sequence ATGACTACTTCTCTAACATACTTACTCTGTAGCTATATACTCTTTTCTTCTCTTGCTCTAACAGAAACACAGACATTACAAAACATAAAAAACGCAATAAAAAACGCAAGTATAGAAGAATTACAGAAATACTTGCACACATCCGTTAAATTTTCTTTCCATAAGGAAAAAGAAATTATTCCTAAACAAACAGCCATTCAAGAAATAAAAAACATATTTAAAAAGCATCCTCCAACGGATTTTGAATTTATTCATAAGGGACAATCACAAAATGGATTAATATACTCCATCGGACAATACTCGTATCCAGAAGGAAAACTCATTGTGTATATTGTCCTCAAAAAATATAAATTAAAATGGAAAATACAGAATATTGATTTTAAAAAAAACATATAA